The Formosa sp. Hel1_33_131 genome window below encodes:
- a CDS encoding CopD family protein, whose translation MDFYNYIKSLHLIFVITWFAGLFYIPRIFIYHIEASQKASPEKEILATQLKIMAKRLWYIITWPSAILAILFGIWLLALAPHWFEQSWMHAKLGFVVLLIVYHIKTHLIFKQLQNDQINYTSNFMRIWNEGATLILFAVVFLVILKSTLDMAYGMLGLVGLAILLMLGIKLYKRRRSE comes from the coding sequence ATGGATTTTTACAACTACATTAAATCGCTTCATTTGATTTTTGTAATCACATGGTTTGCAGGATTGTTCTACATTCCTCGTATTTTTATATACCACATTGAAGCGTCTCAAAAGGCATCTCCAGAAAAAGAAATATTAGCGACTCAATTAAAAATAATGGCCAAACGCTTGTGGTATATTATTACTTGGCCGTCTGCGATTCTGGCGATTCTATTTGGAATCTGGCTTTTAGCCTTAGCACCTCACTGGTTTGAGCAGTCTTGGATGCATGCCAAATTAGGATTTGTAGTGTTACTTATTGTGTATCACATCAAAACCCACCTTATTTTTAAGCAGCTTCAAAACGATCAAATTAACTATACTTCCAATTTTATGCGGATTTGGAATGAAGGCGCGACACTCATTCTTTTCGCCGTTGTATTTTTAGTGATATTAAAAAGCACACTTGATATGGCTTATGGAATGTTGGGGCTTGTTGGACTGGCGATTCTTTTGATGTTGGGCATTAAATTATACAAACGCAGACGTTCTGAGTAA
- a CDS encoding MATE family efflux transporter, whose translation MHKSTSQDFGTETIGKLLIKQAVPASIGILVMSLNILVDTIFVGHWIGSQAIAAINVVLPVSFFIAALGMSIGIGGSSIISRALGAKEVPKAFKTFGNQITMTLVLTVVLVFFGLFYIDNLIPAFGGKGTIFEPAKIYYRIVLYGVPFLALSMMGNTVIRAEGKPKFAMYAMMIPSVSNLLMDVLFINVLDLGMMGAAWATTGSYVLCFAFIFWFFSSKNSEMKISWPHFKLQKSIVSEISNLGLVTLSRQAIVSVTYLLMNNILFDFGGETSVTSYAIVSRMLMFALFPIFGITQGFVPIAGYNYGAHNYDRVKQTIRIAIIYSIAMASLIFVLLIGFPELITRMFTTDPLVIEKTPTAMRWVFAATPIIAIQLIGSAYFQAVGKAVPALLLTLSRQGFFFIPLIFILPLWYGELGVWMAFPVSDVLSTLVTAVILYKEVKTKLISKT comes from the coding sequence ATGCATAAATCCACTTCACAAGACTTTGGTACTGAAACCATTGGTAAATTATTAATCAAACAGGCGGTTCCGGCATCAATCGGAATTTTAGTCATGTCGCTTAATATTTTAGTGGATACTATTTTTGTGGGGCATTGGATTGGTTCGCAAGCCATTGCTGCCATTAATGTGGTGTTGCCTGTTTCGTTTTTTATTGCCGCCTTAGGGATGTCAATTGGGATTGGCGGCTCCTCTATTATTTCGAGAGCCCTCGGGGCAAAGGAGGTTCCAAAAGCTTTTAAAACATTTGGGAATCAAATCACAATGACACTCGTGTTGACGGTTGTACTTGTGTTTTTTGGATTGTTTTATATTGATAATCTTATTCCAGCCTTTGGTGGCAAGGGGACCATTTTTGAACCTGCAAAAATATACTATAGAATTGTACTCTACGGCGTTCCTTTTCTAGCACTTTCTATGATGGGGAATACGGTGATCAGAGCCGAAGGGAAACCCAAATTTGCGATGTATGCCATGATGATTCCATCGGTGTCAAACTTATTAATGGATGTTCTTTTTATAAACGTTCTGGATTTGGGGATGATGGGTGCTGCCTGGGCGACGACGGGTTCCTATGTGCTTTGTTTTGCATTTATTTTTTGGTTTTTTAGTTCTAAGAATTCTGAAATGAAAATTTCATGGCCGCATTTCAAATTACAAAAATCGATTGTGTCTGAAATTAGTAATTTAGGATTGGTCACGCTATCGCGACAAGCGATTGTAAGTGTTACCTATTTGTTGATGAACAATATTTTATTCGATTTTGGTGGTGAAACTTCGGTGACTTCCTACGCAATTGTATCTCGAATGTTGATGTTTGCATTGTTTCCAATTTTTGGAATTACACAGGGATTTGTACCCATTGCGGGCTACAACTACGGGGCACATAATTATGATCGGGTCAAACAAACCATTCGAATTGCGATTATATATTCAATAGCGATGGCCTCTCTAATTTTTGTGCTGTTGATTGGATTTCCAGAACTGATTACACGGATGTTTACGACGGATCCGTTGGTGATCGAAAAAACACCTACGGCGATGCGTTGGGTGTTTGCAGCCACTCCTATTATAGCAATTCAACTGATTGGGTCCGCCTATTTTCAGGCCGTAGGAAAAGCAGTACCGGCACTGTTATTGACGCTTTCTCGACAAGGATTTTTCTTTATTCCTCTTATTTTTATACTTCCTTTATGGTATGGCGAACTCGGGGTTTGGATGGCGTTTCCAGTTTCAGACGTACTTTCTACTCTAGTCACCGCCGTTATTTTATATAAAGAAGTCAAGACGAAATTAATCTCAAAAACATAA
- a CDS encoding G-D-S-L family lipolytic protein yields MKHIKYLLLSTVVLGFTACNDVEDVLEANGETVETETPIALTAGDLDLSNYVAVGPSFTAGYTDGAVFKAGQENSYPNILSKEFAKAGGGAFTQPLVSDNIGGLLLGGTQIAEPRLFFNGATPERLGATPTTEAGIILTGPFNNMGVPGAKSFHLLAPGYGNLAGVPLGLANPYFARMASSPNATVLGDALAQNPSFFTLSLMGGNDVLSYALSGGTGVDQTGNPDVASYGGNDITDPAAFGQIFGLMVSQLTANGAKGVVTNVPDVTKVPFFNTVPHNPVPLDAATAGVLNSAGAYGAYNAGVAAAFGYLVSVNVVTQEDADMEIAKRTITFTEGEGNALVIMDEYLTDLTAINPALVSMRQATSEDLILLTASTLIPLGTGVAVPMGDELVLTPQEITNIQTATDAYNMSIETVRTGAGLGIVDLKMILDQATSTGWSEGDFVLTANLVTGGAISLDGIHMTARGYAALANCYLRAADATYGSNFEASGNLVNIGTYPTNYSPMLQ; encoded by the coding sequence ATGAAACATATTAAATATTTATTACTTAGTACGGTAGTTCTTGGATTTACGGCCTGTAATGACGTAGAAGACGTGCTTGAAGCTAATGGAGAAACCGTAGAAACAGAGACACCAATAGCATTAACTGCTGGGGACTTAGATTTATCTAATTATGTCGCTGTAGGCCCTTCGTTTACGGCTGGATATACAGACGGAGCCGTATTTAAAGCAGGACAAGAAAATTCGTACCCTAATATCTTATCAAAAGAATTTGCTAAAGCAGGAGGTGGAGCATTCACTCAACCTTTAGTAAGCGATAATATTGGTGGATTGCTCTTAGGAGGAACTCAAATAGCAGAACCAAGATTATTCTTTAACGGAGCTACACCTGAGCGTTTAGGTGCAACACCAACAACAGAAGCGGGCATTATACTAACTGGACCTTTTAATAACATGGGCGTACCGGGTGCAAAAAGTTTTCACTTATTAGCTCCTGGATATGGAAATCTTGCTGGAGTTCCACTAGGATTGGCTAACCCTTATTTTGCAAGAATGGCTTCGAGTCCAAACGCGACTGTTTTGGGAGATGCTTTGGCTCAAAACCCATCATTTTTCACACTTTCATTAATGGGTGGAAATGACGTTTTAAGTTATGCTCTTTCTGGCGGTACTGGTGTAGATCAAACAGGAAATCCTGATGTTGCATCTTATGGAGGCAACGATATTACAGATCCGGCTGCATTTGGTCAGATCTTTGGATTGATGGTTTCTCAATTAACAGCAAATGGTGCTAAAGGCGTGGTCACAAACGTTCCTGACGTCACTAAAGTGCCGTTCTTTAATACTGTACCTCATAACCCAGTTCCTTTAGATGCTGCCACAGCAGGTGTTTTGAATAGCGCTGGTGCTTATGGTGCTTACAACGCAGGAGTTGCAGCTGCATTTGGTTATCTGGTCAGCGTTAATGTTGTAACCCAAGAAGATGCAGACATGGAAATCGCAAAAAGAACGATTACTTTTACTGAAGGTGAGGGTAATGCGCTTGTAATCATGGATGAATACCTTACGGACTTAACAGCTATTAATCCTGCATTAGTAAGCATGAGACAAGCAACTTCAGAGGATTTAATTTTACTGACTGCTTCAACCTTGATTCCTTTAGGAACTGGAGTCGCTGTCCCTATGGGAGATGAGTTGGTTTTAACACCTCAAGAAATCACTAACATACAAACAGCAACAGACGCTTATAATATGTCTATTGAAACTGTTAGAACTGGTGCTGGACTGGGAATTGTAGATCTAAAAATGATTTTAGATCAAGCAACTTCAACTGGATGGTCTGAAGGAGACTTCGTTTTGACAGCAAACTTAGTAACTGGCGGCGCTATTAGTTTAGACGGAATTCATATGACAGCACGTGGTTATGCCGCTTTAGCAAATTGCTATTTAAGAGCAGCTGATGCAACTTATGGTTCTAATTTTGAAGCTTCTGGGAACCTAGTAAATATAGGAACGTATCCTACTAATTACTCCCCGATGTTGCAATAA
- a CDS encoding type II toxin-antitoxin system RelE/ParE family toxin, with protein MVREIIFFETHFIEFYQKQNAKVKGKIQYVFELLKQVDRVPEKFLKHLTGSNGLYEIRIDYQSNIYRIFCCFDQGKLVVLFNGFQKKT; from the coding sequence ATGGTTAGGGAAATAATATTCTTTGAAACACACTTTATTGAATTTTATCAAAAACAAAACGCAAAAGTAAAGGGAAAAATTCAGTATGTTTTTGAACTACTTAAACAAGTAGATCGAGTACCTGAAAAATTTCTCAAACACTTGACAGGTTCAAACGGACTCTATGAAATCCGTATTGATTACCAGTCAAATATTTACCGAATATTTTGCTGTTTTGACCAAGGTAAATTAGTAGTGCTTTTTAACGGTTTTCAAAAGAAAACTTAA
- a CDS encoding enoyl-CoA hydratase/isomerase family protein, whose product MNYNTILNDFSNGITTITINRPTKLNALNKATIFELHTAFKAAESDVDTKVIILTGSGEKAFVAGADISEFADFDGEEGRALSKEGQDLLFDVVENLSTPVIAAVNGFSLGGGLELAMSAHFRLASTNARMGLPEVSLGLIPGYGGTQRLTQLIGKGRAMELIMTASMIDAEKALAYGLVNYVVPQEELLPKCYALADKIKSNSSLAISAAIKAVNANYTDGMNGYDVEISEFGKCFETEDFEEGTTAFLEKRKSKFTGR is encoded by the coding sequence ATGAATTATAATACAATTTTAAACGATTTTAGTAATGGAATTACAACCATTACCATCAACAGACCTACAAAATTAAACGCGTTAAACAAAGCTACTATTTTTGAACTGCACACCGCTTTTAAGGCTGCTGAATCTGATGTTGACACCAAAGTCATCATCCTTACGGGCAGTGGCGAAAAGGCGTTTGTAGCTGGGGCGGACATCAGCGAGTTTGCTGACTTTGATGGAGAAGAGGGGCGTGCACTGTCCAAAGAAGGTCAGGATTTGTTGTTTGATGTGGTTGAAAATTTATCAACGCCAGTAATTGCGGCGGTTAATGGATTTTCGCTTGGTGGTGGATTGGAGTTGGCCATGTCTGCACACTTCCGATTGGCCAGTACAAACGCGCGTATGGGCTTGCCAGAAGTGTCTTTAGGATTGATTCCGGGGTATGGTGGAACGCAACGCTTGACACAGTTGATAGGGAAGGGGCGCGCCATGGAATTGATTATGACGGCGAGTATGATTGATGCGGAAAAAGCACTTGCTTATGGTTTGGTGAATTATGTGGTTCCTCAGGAAGAGTTATTGCCAAAATGTTATGCCTTAGCAGATAAAATTAAATCTAATTCTTCTTTAGCAATCAGTGCTGCCATCAAAGCGGTCAATGCGAATTATACAGATGGAATGAATGGGTATGACGTCGAAATCTCTGAATTTGGAAAGTGTTTTGAAACTGAAGATTTTGAAGAAGGAACGACTGCTTTTTTGGAAAAACGAAAATCTAAGTTTACGGGGAGGTAA
- a CDS encoding sensor histidine kinase, whose product MAKRKLSLSSRIFIYMIMLVVLASILIAGVTIYQYSEQSQDYHRLRLERKEAQLISSINYVLKETTWEVKTENLPLIFKDKIYEIANIHNVNFNLYDLKGDLVKMSKPNFENNTIETQLSIDILDKLNQSVSKRFVEKIKRFGEDYRSSYMIFTDNNAKPLGVLNVPYFDDDSLNYGELKTFLIRLSYAYIIMILVAIAFAYFVSKYITKSLQTIREKMKGTRLQKRNQKIELKGASLEVSALVESYNSMIDELEDSVKKLATSEREQAWREMAKQVAHEIKNPLTPMRLSVQSFQRKFDPQDPDIHKKVDEYTKTLIQQIDTMSSIASAFSDFAKMPAQKLEVLNVVEVVELSLDIFPVSDIKFISNESEIIANFDRSQLIRIITNLVKNAVQSIPEGRAPQISVHLFSDDTDVVIKVKDNGAGITKAIEDRIFEPKFTTKTSGMGLGLPMIKNMIDTYNGSITFSSIIDEGSQFTVRFPKYFQDEL is encoded by the coding sequence ATGGCCAAACGTAAGTTGTCTTTAAGCTCTCGTATTTTTATTTACATGATCATGTTGGTCGTACTCGCATCTATCCTTATTGCAGGGGTGACCATCTATCAATATAGTGAGCAGTCTCAGGATTACCACCGTTTGCGTTTGGAACGTAAGGAAGCTCAACTTATTTCGAGTATAAATTATGTTTTAAAAGAAACGACTTGGGAAGTTAAAACAGAGAATTTGCCCCTAATTTTTAAAGACAAAATATACGAGATTGCGAATATTCACAATGTCAATTTTAACCTCTACGATTTAAAGGGTGACTTGGTTAAAATGTCGAAACCTAATTTTGAAAACAATACGATTGAGACCCAGTTGTCCATCGATATTTTAGACAAGCTCAATCAAAGTGTGTCCAAACGATTTGTTGAAAAAATCAAACGCTTTGGAGAGGACTATCGCTCTTCGTATATGATATTTACAGATAACAACGCTAAACCGTTGGGTGTACTGAACGTCCCTTATTTTGATGACGATTCTTTAAATTATGGAGAGCTTAAGACGTTTTTAATCCGATTGAGTTATGCGTATATCATCATGATTTTAGTCGCTATAGCCTTCGCGTATTTTGTATCTAAATACATTACAAAATCACTTCAAACGATTCGAGAAAAAATGAAGGGGACCCGTTTACAGAAGCGCAACCAAAAAATTGAGCTCAAAGGGGCGAGCTTAGAAGTTTCTGCTTTGGTAGAATCTTATAATAGTATGATTGATGAGTTGGAAGACAGTGTCAAAAAATTAGCCACCAGCGAACGGGAACAAGCGTGGCGTGAAATGGCAAAACAAGTGGCTCATGAAATCAAAAACCCATTGACGCCCATGCGTTTAAGTGTGCAAAGCTTTCAGCGCAAATTTGATCCACAAGATCCAGACATTCACAAAAAAGTAGATGAATATACAAAAACCTTGATCCAACAAATAGATACCATGAGCTCGATAGCGTCGGCTTTTTCCGATTTTGCTAAAATGCCAGCTCAAAAACTTGAAGTTTTAAACGTGGTTGAAGTTGTCGAGTTGTCCCTAGATATTTTTCCGGTAAGTGACATTAAATTCATTTCAAATGAATCTGAAATTATTGCTAATTTTGACCGTTCTCAACTGATTCGAATTATTACGAATTTAGTAAAGAATGCAGTTCAATCCATTCCGGAGGGCCGTGCGCCTCAAATTAGTGTCCACCTATTTTCTGACGACACGGACGTTGTAATCAAAGTCAAAGACAATGGCGCTGGGATTACAAAAGCAATTGAAGACCGAATTTTTGAGCCCAAGTTCACCACCAAAACAAGTGGGATGGGCCTGGGCTTGCCAATGATAAAAAACATGATCGATACGTATAACGGCAGTATTACTTTCTCTTCTATTATAGATGAAGGAAGTCAATTTACGGTGCGTTTTCCTAAATATTTTCAAGATGAATTATAA
- the atpD gene encoding F0F1 ATP synthase subunit beta, with translation MSKVTGKVAQIVGPVIDVEFASGADLPKIYDSLEINRPDGSILVLEVQSHIGENSVRTIAMDSSDGLSRGTEVNATGAPIQVPVGEDVYGRLFNVIGDAIDGLGNLPKAGTAGLPIHRQAPKFEELSTSTEVLFTGIKVIDLIEPYAKGGKIGLFGGAGVGKTVLIQELINNIAKGHGGLSVFAGVGERTREGNDLLREMLESGIIKYGDDFMHSMEEGGWDLQKVDKSIMKESKATFVFGQMNEPPGARARVALSGLTIAEYFRDGAGDGQGKDVLFFVDNIFRFTQAGSEVSALLGRMPSAVGYQPTLATEMGAMQERITSTKKGSITSVQAVYVPADDLTDPAPATTFAHLDATTVLSRKIAELGIYPAVDPLDSTSRILTADILGDEHYDCAQRVKELLQRYKELQDIIAILGMEELSEEDKLAVGRARRVQRFLSQPFHVAEQFTGLKGVLVDIKETIKGFNMIMDGELDRLPEAAFNLKGTIEEAIEAGDKMLAEA, from the coding sequence ATGTCAAAAGTTACAGGTAAAGTTGCTCAAATTGTAGGTCCAGTGATCGATGTCGAATTCGCATCTGGAGCAGATCTTCCAAAAATTTACGATTCCTTAGAAATCAACAGACCTGATGGGTCTATTTTGGTTCTTGAAGTTCAATCTCATATTGGTGAAAATTCTGTGCGAACCATCGCTATGGATTCTTCAGATGGATTGAGTCGTGGAACTGAAGTCAACGCCACTGGCGCACCAATTCAGGTGCCTGTTGGTGAAGACGTTTACGGTCGTTTATTTAATGTGATTGGAGATGCCATTGACGGTTTAGGAAACTTACCAAAAGCAGGCACTGCTGGATTACCAATCCACAGACAAGCACCAAAATTTGAAGAACTTTCGACCTCTACTGAAGTTTTATTTACAGGAATCAAAGTCATCGATTTAATTGAGCCTTATGCAAAAGGGGGTAAAATTGGATTATTTGGTGGTGCTGGTGTCGGTAAAACAGTATTGATACAAGAATTAATTAATAATATCGCCAAAGGCCATGGAGGTCTTTCGGTATTTGCCGGCGTAGGAGAGCGTACTCGTGAAGGAAATGATTTACTTCGTGAAATGCTCGAATCTGGTATTATAAAATATGGAGATGATTTTATGCACTCCATGGAAGAAGGCGGATGGGACCTTCAAAAGGTTGATAAATCAATCATGAAAGAATCCAAAGCAACCTTTGTATTTGGACAAATGAATGAGCCACCGGGAGCACGTGCACGTGTTGCTTTATCTGGATTGACAATTGCGGAATACTTTCGTGATGGTGCTGGAGATGGCCAAGGAAAAGATGTGTTATTCTTTGTGGATAATATTTTCCGATTCACACAAGCAGGTTCAGAAGTGTCTGCACTTCTAGGACGTATGCCTTCTGCCGTAGGATACCAACCAACATTAGCAACCGAAATGGGTGCGATGCAAGAACGTATTACTTCAACTAAAAAAGGATCTATTACATCTGTACAAGCGGTTTACGTACCTGCAGATGATTTAACAGATCCTGCACCAGCAACAACCTTTGCTCACTTAGATGCAACAACCGTATTGTCTCGTAAAATTGCTGAACTTGGAATTTACCCAGCGGTAGATCCTTTGGATTCTACATCAAGAATTTTGACAGCCGATATTTTAGGTGATGAGCATTATGACTGTGCACAACGCGTTAAAGAGTTGTTACAACGTTATAAAGAACTACAAGATATTATTGCCATTCTTGGAATGGAAGAATTATCAGAAGAAGATAAATTAGCTGTTGGACGCGCACGTCGTGTACAACGTTTCTTATCGCAACCGTTCCACGTTGCTGAACAATTTACAGGCCTGAAAGGTGTGTTGGTTGATATTAAAGAAACCATCAAAGGATTTAATATGATTATGGATGGGGAGTTAGATCGCCTTCCAGAAGCAGCCTTTAACCTAAAAGGAACCATTGAAGAAGCGATTGAAGCTGGTGACAAAATGTTAGCTGAAGCCTAA
- a CDS encoding FoF1 ATP synthase subunit delta/epsilon: MYLEIVTPEATIFKGHVDSVSVPGVNGDFEMLNNHAAIVSILKEGHVKIAGDITLDDSNKTQFEQKGKGYWFAIDSGAIEMNANKIIILAD, encoded by the coding sequence ATGTATTTAGAAATTGTAACTCCAGAAGCAACCATATTCAAAGGCCATGTAGACAGTGTCTCTGTCCCTGGTGTGAATGGTGATTTTGAAATGCTAAATAATCACGCCGCTATTGTGTCGATCCTTAAAGAAGGACATGTAAAAATCGCAGGAGACATTACCCTCGATGATTCTAACAAAACACAATTTGAGCAAAAGGGAAAAGGCTATTGGTTTGCCATTGATTCTGGCGCTATTGAAATGAACGCTAATAAAATTATAATCTTAGCCGATTAA
- a CDS encoding helix-turn-helix domain-containing protein — MDKYKNITNYEELIEVEHGKIGTENRNKYEENAHMFIISEMLKNARKEAKMTQEQLADKAGTKKSYISKLENAKGNIQLSTLIRIFEHGLNKRIGLTFL; from the coding sequence ATGGATAAATACAAAAACATTACAAACTACGAAGAACTGATTGAGGTTGAACACGGCAAAATTGGAACTGAAAACAGAAATAAATATGAAGAAAATGCACACATGTTTATTATTTCAGAAATGTTAAAGAATGCCCGTAAAGAAGCGAAAATGACGCAAGAACAACTAGCTGATAAAGCGGGTACAAAAAAAAGCTATATCTCCAAATTAGAAAATGCAAAAGGAAATATTCAGCTTTCTACCTTAATCCGAATTTTCGAACACGGGTTAAACAAACGCATTGGATTAACATTTCTTTAA